The Vulpes lagopus strain Blue_001 chromosome 6, ASM1834538v1, whole genome shotgun sequence genome has a segment encoding these proteins:
- the ABHD18 gene encoding protein ABHD18 isoform X2 — protein sequence MARPMIKEARMASLLLENPYYGCRKPKDQIRSSLKNVSDLFVMGGALVLESTALLHWLEREGYGPLGMTGISMGGHMASLAVSNWPKPMPLIPCLSWSTASGVFTTGVLSKSINWRELEKQYYTQTVYEEEIIHMLEYCGTDSFKMGQEFVKRFPISTDKLTNLNLVSRTLNLDMTDQVVSQKPSECHKSSKTSISATSEGLLLQDTSKMESFNQTLPTNKSNYTSCNPQSYHLLSKEQRRNNLQKESLIFMKGVMDECTHVANFSVPVDPSLIIVVQAKEDAYIPRTGVRSLQEIWPGCEIRYLEGGHISAYLFKQGLFRRAIYDAFERFLHKYAN from the exons AAGGTCCAGCTTAAAAAACGTGTCTGACCTTTTTGTGATGGGAGGAGCTCTTGTTTTAGAATCTACAGCTCTCTTGCACTGGCTAGAGAGAGAGGGTTATGGACCTCTAGGAATGACCGGAATATCCATGGGAGGACAT ATGGCTTCCCTAGCAGTATCCAACTGGCCTAAGCCCATGCCATTGATTCCATGTTTGTCTTGGTCCACAGCATCTGGGGTCTTCACTACG GGTGTGCTGAGTAAATCAATTAATTGGAGAGAGCTGGAAAAGCAGTATTATACACAGACAGTTTATGAAGAAGAAATTATTCACATGCTTGAATATTGTGGA ACAGATTCTTTCAAAATGGGACAAGAGTTTGTGAAACGCTTCCCTATCAGCACAGACAAGCTAACTAACCTTAATCTGGTTTCTAGAACTTTAAATTTAGATATGACAGACCAAGTTGTATCCCAAAAACCTAGTGAGTGCCATAAATCTAGTAAAACATCTATCAGTGCCACATCAGAAGGACTCTTACTGCAAGACACCTCTAAGATGGAATCCTTCAATCAAACACTTCCAACCAACAAAAGTAATTATACAAGTTGCAATCCACAGTCATATCATCTACTTagtaaagaacaaagaagaaacaatCTTCAGAAAGAATCTTTAATATTCATGAAAGGAGTCATGGATGAGTGTACTCATGTGGCAAATTTCTCAG TTCCAGTTGATCCAAGCCTTATTATAGTGGTGCAAGCCAAAGAAGATGCTTATATTCCACGAACAGGAGTTCGAAGTCTACAAGAAATTTGGCCCGGTTGTGAAATCCGATATCTAGAAGGGGGTCATATTAGTGCTTATCTGTTTAAACAAGGACTCTTCAG acGAGCCATCTATGATGCATTTGAACGCTTCCTCCATAAATATGCTAACTAA
- the ABHD18 gene encoding protein ABHD18 isoform X3 — protein sequence MGGALVLESTALLHWLEREGYGPLGMTGISMGGHMASLAVSNWPKPMPLIPCLSWSTASGVFTTGVLSKSINWRELEKQYYTQTVYEEEIIHMLEYCGTDSFKMGQEFVKRFPISTDKLTNLNLVSRTLNLDMTDQVVSQKPSECHKSSKTSISATSEGLLLQDTSKMESFNQTLPTNKSNYTSCNPQSYHLLSKEQRRNNLQKESLIFMKGVMDECTHVANFSVPVDPSLIIVVQAKEDAYIPRTGVRSLQEIWPGCEIRYLEGGHISAYLFKQGLFRRAIYDAFERFLHKYAN from the exons ATGGGAGGAGCTCTTGTTTTAGAATCTACAGCTCTCTTGCACTGGCTAGAGAGAGAGGGTTATGGACCTCTAGGAATGACCGGAATATCCATGGGAGGACAT ATGGCTTCCCTAGCAGTATCCAACTGGCCTAAGCCCATGCCATTGATTCCATGTTTGTCTTGGTCCACAGCATCTGGGGTCTTCACTACG GGTGTGCTGAGTAAATCAATTAATTGGAGAGAGCTGGAAAAGCAGTATTATACACAGACAGTTTATGAAGAAGAAATTATTCACATGCTTGAATATTGTGGA ACAGATTCTTTCAAAATGGGACAAGAGTTTGTGAAACGCTTCCCTATCAGCACAGACAAGCTAACTAACCTTAATCTGGTTTCTAGAACTTTAAATTTAGATATGACAGACCAAGTTGTATCCCAAAAACCTAGTGAGTGCCATAAATCTAGTAAAACATCTATCAGTGCCACATCAGAAGGACTCTTACTGCAAGACACCTCTAAGATGGAATCCTTCAATCAAACACTTCCAACCAACAAAAGTAATTATACAAGTTGCAATCCACAGTCATATCATCTACTTagtaaagaacaaagaagaaacaatCTTCAGAAAGAATCTTTAATATTCATGAAAGGAGTCATGGATGAGTGTACTCATGTGGCAAATTTCTCAG TTCCAGTTGATCCAAGCCTTATTATAGTGGTGCAAGCCAAAGAAGATGCTTATATTCCACGAACAGGAGTTCGAAGTCTACAAGAAATTTGGCCCGGTTGTGAAATCCGATATCTAGAAGGGGGTCATATTAGTGCTTATCTGTTTAAACAAGGACTCTTCAG acGAGCCATCTATGATGCATTTGAACGCTTCCTCCATAAATATGCTAACTAA